CACTCCCGGTGACGGGCGGCCTCACGGGTGGCGGGACGTCAACAGGAGGGGAGGCGGCCGAGCTGGTCCAGCACCGCGCGCGGGCGGTTGGTGATGATGGCGTCGACACCGAGCCGGACGCAGAGGTCGACGTCCGCGGGCTCGTTCACGGTCCACACGTGCACCTGGTGGCCCGCCCGCTTCAGCCGCTCCACGTACCCGGGGTGGCTGCGCACGATGCGCACCGAGGGTCCCGCGATGCCCACCCCGGCGGGCAGCCGGCCGTCGCGCAGCCGGGGCGAGAGCCACTGCACCAGGTAGACCGTCGGCAGCGTGGGCGCGGCCGTGCGCACCCGGTGCAGCGAGCGCGCCGAGAAGCTCATGATCCGCACCGGGGACTCGGCGGCGGTGGCGGGTGCGTCGAGGCCGAACCGCTTGAGCAGGGTGAGCAGCCGCTCCTCGACCTGGCCCGCCCAGCGGGTGGGGTGCTTGGTCTCGATGGCCAGCTCGACCCGGCGCCCGGCGTCCGAGACCAGCTCCAGCAGCCGCTCCAGGGTGAGCACCGAGGTCTCCTCGCGGTCCTCGGGCCGGTGCTCCCAGTCGGGCTCCTCGTCCCGGCCGCGCCAGGCCTCCCGGTTCTTCCACGAACCGAAGTCCAGCGCGGCGAGGTCGGCCAGTTCCAGGGCGGAGACGGCACCGCGGCCGTTGGAGGTACGGTTCACCCGCCGGTCGTGGACGCAGACCAGGTGGCCGTCGGCGGTCAGCCGCACGTCGCACTCGAGGGCGTCCGCGCCGTCCTCGATCGCCTTCCGGTAGGCGGCCAGGGTGTGCTCGGGCGCGTCCTCGGAGGCGCCCCGGTGGGCGACGACCTGAGGGGAGAACTGTGGTGCGTGGGTCACCGCGTCATGGTGCCACCCCCACGGGGTACGCGGGACGGCGCTCGTACATCCGTACGGCGAACGGTGGCGTGCCATGTGCCGGGTTATGTAACTTTTGCCGTTAATGCCCTGTGTAAAGAGTGGCCCGGGACCCACAGCCACGGCTTATGGTGCTCTGACGGCCCGTGGGAAAAGCTGACTGCATACAAACTGGAACAGTGAACGCAGGACCATGCGCAGCCGCATCGTGACCGGACACGACCAGCGCGCACGCGCCGCCGAGCGTGCACGAGCGTGTCGAGTGCGACCGAGGACAACAGCCGTGGATCGAGGAGAAGAGCTGTGAGCACCGAGAACGAGGGCAACGAGGTACCCCCGGCCCCGTCCGCGCCTCCCGTGCCGGTGGCCTCTCCCGACGCGTCCCCGCAGGCGCAGGGCGGCACGCCCGGGACCGAGGGGCCGACGGGCGGACCCGAGCAGGCGGCACACCCGGCCGGGGCCGAGCAGCCGGTGGGGCACCAGGCGACGGCTCCGGGCGCGCCCGGCGGCAACGAGCCGACGGCTCCGCTGCCGCCCGTCCCCGGCAGCGCTCCCACCCCGTCCCCCGCCGGGGCCTGGCCGCCCCCGCCGTCCGGCATCCCCGGCTACGGCGACGGCGCCGCCGGCGCGGGTGGCGGTGCCTGGGGGGCGTCGTACCAGCAGCCCGCCCCCAAGCCGCGCGGCCGCGGCGGCCTGGTCGCGGCGGTCCTGGTGGCCGCGCTGGTCGCGGGCGGACTCGGCGGCGGTCTCGGCTACACGCTGGCCAAGGACAACGACAACGGCGGCTCCACCACCGTCTCCGCCTCCGACAACGGCGCCGCGCAGATCAAGCGCGCGCCCGGCACCATCGCCAACGTGGCCGCCAAGGCGCTGCCCAGCACGGTCACCATCGAGGCCGAGGGCACCAACGGCGACGGCGGTACCGGCACCGGCTTCGTCTTCGACAAGCAGGGCCACATCATCACCAACAACCACGTGGTGGCGGACGCCCTCGACGGCGGCAAGCTGACCGCGACGTTCCCGGACGGCCGGAAGTACGACGCCGAGGTCGTCGGGCACGCCCAGGGCTACGACGTCGCGGTGGTCAAGCTCAAGAACCCGCCGTCGGACCTCAAGCCCCTCGTCCTCGGCGACTCCGACAAGGTGGCCGTCGGCGACGAGACCATCGCCATCGGCGCCCCCTTCGGCCTGTCCAACACGGTGACCACCGGCATCATCAGCGCCAAGAACCGCCCGGTGGCCTCCAGCGACGGCAGCTCCACGAGCAAGGCGTCGTACATGAGCGCGCTCCAGACCGACGCGTCCATCAACCCGGGCAACTCCGGCGGCCCGCTGCTGGACGCCTCCGGCGCGGTGATCGGGATCAACTCGGCGATCCAGTCCACCGGCAGCAGCGGCGGCTTCGGCTCCGGCGGCCAGTCCGGCTCGATCGGCCTCGGCTTCGCCATCCCGATCAACCAGGCCAAGTACGTCGCCCAGCAGCTGATCAAGACCGGCAAGCCGGTGTACGCCAAGATCGGCGCGTCCGTCTCCCTGGAGGACTCCTCGGACGGCGCGAAGATCACCGACCAGGGCGCGGCCGGCGCCGCCGCGGTCGAGGCGGGCGGCCCCGCCGACAAGGCGGGCCTGAAGCCCGGGGACGTCATCACCAAGCTCGACGACTCGGTGATCGACAGCGGTCCCACCCTGATCGGCGAGATCTGGACGCACCAGCCCGGCGACAAGGTGACGGTCACCTACAAGCGCGGCGGCGAGGAGCACACCGCCGAGCTGACCCTGGGCGCCCGGGTCGGCGACAGCTGATCCCGCGCCCGGTTCGGGTCCGGCGCCCCAGGGCCGGCACACCGCCCGGCCCCGCCCCCTGACGGGCGGCCGGGGGGCGGTGTGCCGGCCCTCGGCATGCGGGCGCGCGGCCCGGACCGGTGCGGGAGCGCGCCAGGTGGTGGCGACCAGATCGTCCCGGCGCAGCCGGGACAACAGGGGACAGGTGGTGCCCTGACCGGCCGCGAGCGCTCCGCTCGCGGCGTCCTGCCTCGCAAGGTAGTGGCGCACGCGACTACCTCCGGCCGCCGTCGCGCCCGGAGCCGGGAGCGGTGGGCCCGGGGCGGACCGCATACCCGTCCGACGCCCGATCCCGGTACGCTGTACCCCGCTCCGCCCCAGGTGGGCGGCGCGGGGAGGTGTGCCCGAGCGGCCTAAGGGAACGGTCTTGAAAACCGTCGTGGCAGCGATGTCACCGTGGGTTCAAATCCCACCGCCTCCGCAGAGGTCATGGATGTGCCGGTCAGAAGGGGTGTTCCTCGGTGAGGGACGCTCCTTCTGCATGTGCGCAGGTCTCTTGTCGTGGGCGCCTGCCGATCGAGGCACGGGCGCGAGCGAAGGGCGCCCGGGAAGCCGTACGCCCTCTCGGGGCGAGGGTGGCACGGTGGATTACCGCGGCAGGAGCTCGATCTTGATGGCGAGCGCGCCGAGCGCTTCCTTCTCCGCCGGGTAGATCTCGCGGATGTTGGCGAGCTGCTGCTCGCGGGAGGAGGCCGGGTTGACGTTCGCAGGCCCCTCCCCGTCGAGCAGTTCCGCGAACGTCTTGTACTCCGTGACCCGCTTGACCAGGACGTCACAGCTCTCGTCCGTGCCCTTGATGCGGAAGCGGATGACGTCTCCAGCGGCCAGGTCTTCGAGGTGGGGATACTTCACCCGCACCTCGATCGTCTTCTGACCAGTGGCGACCAGGTCGAAGTACCGGCGGTAGAGGTTCAGTTCGTGGACGCGCGGGGCGGCAGTTTCCGTCATCGGGCGGGAACGCTCCTGGCAGTTGCGGTGGACATGAGCCGGCCCAGTTCGCCGGCCGAGTACGAGCGGAAGAAGTGGCGGTTCGTCGTCGTCGCTGCCTCTGGCGAGTTAGCCGGGCGGGAGTCCCCGCACTGGTACAAACTGAAGTGGTGGATCACTTTTGCGGCACCACTCCGGCAACACCCTGGTCATGACGACTGGCGGGAGAGCATCCGGGGAGAGCGTCCCGGACCGTACCCAGTCCTTCGGGGAAGAAGTGCTGGGCACGTTGCTTGACCGCGCCCATGTGCTGCCGCCTCATCGCATCGGCCCGATCGTCGCGGACGCGGTCGGCAGGCTGGGCGGGCGGGACATCTCCGTGCTGCTTCAGGACTACGGACAGTGGCTCCTCGTTCCACTGCCCAGTGACGGCCTGGTCACCGGGGACCCGCAGTCGATCGACGGATCACACGCCGGCCGGGCATTCCTGGACACCCATTCTGTCGAGGTATCGCTCGGCGACGGTGTGCGTGTCCACGTCCCCCTCCTGGACGGCGGGGACCAGGTGGGTGTCATGTCCGTCACCCTGAACAGTGTCGATGACGACGTTCGGCGCTTGCTGCGCCGGATCGCCTGCGTGGTTGCGGACATGTTGGTCACCAAGCACAGCTACACCGACTTGTTCTTTCTCTCCAGGCGACGGGAGCCTATGACCGTGGCGGCGGAGATCCAGTGGTCACTGCTCCCCCCGCTGGCGATGATCATGCCGCGCGTGGCGGTGGCGGGCATCCTGGAGCCGGCGTACGACGTGGCGGGGGACAGCTTCGACTACGCCCTGAACGACGACATGCTGCACGTGGCGATGATCGATGCGATGGGGCACGGCCTGAGTGCCGCCGTGATGGCGACCGTCGCCATCGGTGCCTACCGGCACGCACGCCGCAGTGCCATCAACCTGTCCGAGATCTACTTCTTCATGGACCAGGCCGTGGCGGACCAGTTCGGCCCCGACCACTTCGTCACCGCCCAGATGATGCGTCTCGACACCGCGACGGGACGGCTGCAGTGGGTCAACGCCGGACACCCCGCGCCTTTGCTCCTGCGCGGTGACCGGGTTGTCAGCCGTCTCGACAGCCCCACTACCCTGCCGGTCGGGTTCGGCGGCGAAGAGCCTGTGATCAGCGAACGCGCACTGAAACCGGGCGATCGCATCCTCTGCTTCACGGACGGGCTCATCGAGCAGCACGAGCCCGGCGAGCAGCCCTTCGGCGAGCGCCGGCTGATCGACTGGGTCAACCGTGTGGCAAGCGTCAGGATGGGCCCGCGGGCGATGTCACGCTCGCTTTCCCACGCCCTCAAGAATGCCCGCGGGGGACGCACCACTGATGACGCGACGATCTTGCTCATCGAGTGGTTGGGGTCTTCGGAGAGCGATCACATCGTGCTGTGAGGTTGGTTCTCCAGCGCTGCGACAGGGGTGGCCTGGTCAGGCCGGCTCACGGCCGGTGCTCGCAAGGAGAAACGGGGTTGTGGACCCCCTGTGGACCACAACCCCCGTACGGCGACGGAGACCGGTCCGCTGTACCCGCTCCCTCCCAGGCGGGACGGGGCCGAGGGGGCGCGTGGGTGCCCGTCGTTCCCCTTGGGCCCCCGCCCGCTACGGTCGGTGGCCGGTCATCCTCGCCGCCGAGGCGATGGTCGCGCGGGCCTCGTGTTCGGGCAGGCCGGTGTGGCGGGCGGCCTCGGTGAGGGGGGTGGCGAGGGCGGGGCCGATGCCGTTCTCGTAGGCGCGGCAGGCGGCCCAGAACAGCCGGGTGTTGCGCTGGCCCTCGTGCGCGGTGAGGACGAAGTGGACGAGGCCGTGGCCGGTGTGCGCGGGCGCCGGGTGCCGGGCGGGGCGCGGGGGCGGGAGCAGCAGCCGCAGCAGGGCCGGCGGGCAGGCGGCCGGGGGCAGGTGGGCGGTGCCGGGAGCGGTGGAGTAGACGCCGTGGTCGGTGCGGGAGCCGGGGCCGACCAGATAGCCGCCGGCGCCGCGGATGTCGATGCCGGGCGCGAGCCGGCCCGCCGAGTTCGGGACGACGACGTCCGGGGGCCCGGTCAGCCACAGGTGCCGGCCGCCGCTCGGGGTGAGCACCACGACGGTCCGCGGGACGGTGAACCGGTGCCGCAGGCCCAGCTCGCGCAGGGCGGCCGGGGCGTCCGTGCCGGACTTGGTGTCCAGGTCGACGCCGATCAGGTGGTACGGGGGCAGCCCGCAGGCGATGCCGTAGCCGGTGGCCCAGGGCGCGGCGGCGAACATCGCGCGGACGCGCGCCGGGTCGCTGGAGGCGTCGTACACCCCGTGGCCGAGGCGGCCGCACGCGCCGTGGCAGACCGGGCCGCGGTCGCCGTGGTGCGGGGAGCGCAGGGCCGGGAGCTTCGTCCGGGACAGCGGGAGGACGGCCAGGCCGTGTTCGGCGGCGGACAACGCGTGGGCGAGGGCCAGGGTCGTGGCCCGCCGGTCGGTGGTGGCCATGCCCTTATGGTCGTACTTACGTTCGAAAAAGGGAAGTGGGCGAGCGGCCGGTCCGGACCAGGCATCGGACACCGCCCGGACCCTGGGGACGGCCGGCACCCGGGTACCCGCGTCCGGCCCGGTCCCGGCCGCGGACGGCTGGGACGGCGGGCCGGGCCACGGGGGTTTCTCAGGGTCGACCCGCAGACGGGGCGGACCCCCGCTCCACCCAGAGGAGGTGGAGCCATCCCCACCCCTACAACCTGAGGCGGACCCCGCTTCGGCACTTGCGGCCGATCCGCCGGTACGGGGAGCGCTCATAGCGTGGAGCCATGACCACACCCGTCTGCACCAGCGCCTCGGCGGCGGCCCCGGCGTACCCGACGTTCTCGTCGTACGTGCGTGCCCGCCGGCCCGTTCTGCTGCGCGCCGCGCGCTCGCTGACCGCGAATCCCAGCGATGCCGAGGACCTGCTGCAGACCGCGCTCGCCAAGACCTACGCGGCCTGGGAGCGGATCGAGAACCAGCGGGCGCTGGACGGCTATGTGCGCCGCGCGCTGCTGAACACACGGACCTCGCAGTGGCGCAAGCGCCGGGTGGACGAGTTCTGCTGCGACGAACTGCCCGAGCCGGAGCCGGTGCCCGGCGACGACCCGGCCGAGCGGCAGGCGCTGCACGACGCGATGTGGCGGGCGATCATGAAGCTGCCGGCGCGGCAGCGGGCCATGGTCGTCCTCAGGTACTACGAGGACCTCAGCGAGGTGCAGACCGCCGAGGTGCTCGGGGTCTCGGTCGGCACGGTGAAGTCGGCGGTCTCCCGGGCGCTCGGCAAGCTCCGGGAGGACCCGGAACTGGACCCCGCGAGATGACCGTCGCGGCCACGGGGTGCCCCGGGCCGCATTTTCCCGCCCCCTAGTGACATACCAAGCGGTATGTGCGCAGAATCAGCGCACCCCCCTACCACCGCGTAGGCATCGTCGCCGGGAGGACTCCGTGCTGAGCACCATGCAGGACGTACCGCTGCTGATCTCCAGGATCCTGACCCACGGGTCGACGGTCCACGGTTCGTCGCAGGTGATCACCTGGACCGGTGAGCCCGAGCCGCAGCGGCGTTCCTTCGCCGAGATCGGCGCCCGCTCGGCCCGGCTGGCCCACGCCCTGCGCGACACCCTCGGGGTGCGCGACGACGACCGGGTCGCCACGCTGATGTGGAACAACGCCGACCACGTCGAGGCCTACTTCGCGGTGCCCTCCATGGGCGCGGTGCTGCACACCCTCAACCTGCGGCTGCCGGCCGAGCAACTGGTGTGGATCGTCAACCACGCAGCCGACCGCGTGATCATCCTAAGCGGCTCCCTGATCCCGGTGATCGCCCCGCTGCTGCCCCGGCTGAAGACGGTCGAGCACCTCGTGGTCTCCGGCCCCGGCGACCGCGCCCCGCTGGCCGGCGCCACCGCCCGGGTGCACGAGTACGAGGACCTGCTCGCGGGCCGCCCGGCGGACTACGACTGGCCCGAGCTGGACGAACGCCAGGCCGCCACCATGTGCTACACCTCCGGCACCACCGGCGACCCCAAGGGCGT
This Streptomyces misionensis DNA region includes the following protein-coding sequences:
- a CDS encoding glycerophosphodiester phosphodiesterase, whose product is MTHAPQFSPQVVAHRGASEDAPEHTLAAYRKAIEDGADALECDVRLTADGHLVCVHDRRVNRTSNGRGAVSALELADLAALDFGSWKNREAWRGRDEEPDWEHRPEDREETSVLTLERLLELVSDAGRRVELAIETKHPTRWAGQVEERLLTLLKRFGLDAPATAAESPVRIMSFSARSLHRVRTAAPTLPTVYLVQWLSPRLRDGRLPAGVGIAGPSVRIVRSHPGYVERLKRAGHQVHVWTVNEPADVDLCVRLGVDAIITNRPRAVLDQLGRLPSC
- a CDS encoding S1C family serine protease; the encoded protein is MSTENEGNEVPPAPSAPPVPVASPDASPQAQGGTPGTEGPTGGPEQAAHPAGAEQPVGHQATAPGAPGGNEPTAPLPPVPGSAPTPSPAGAWPPPPSGIPGYGDGAAGAGGGAWGASYQQPAPKPRGRGGLVAAVLVAALVAGGLGGGLGYTLAKDNDNGGSTTVSASDNGAAQIKRAPGTIANVAAKALPSTVTIEAEGTNGDGGTGTGFVFDKQGHIITNNHVVADALDGGKLTATFPDGRKYDAEVVGHAQGYDVAVVKLKNPPSDLKPLVLGDSDKVAVGDETIAIGAPFGLSNTVTTGIISAKNRPVASSDGSSTSKASYMSALQTDASINPGNSGGPLLDASGAVIGINSAIQSTGSSGGFGSGGQSGSIGLGFAIPINQAKYVAQQLIKTGKPVYAKIGASVSLEDSSDGAKITDQGAAGAAAVEAGGPADKAGLKPGDVITKLDDSVIDSGPTLIGEIWTHQPGDKVTVTYKRGGEEHTAELTLGARVGDS
- a CDS encoding ASCH domain-containing protein → MTETAAPRVHELNLYRRYFDLVATGQKTIEVRVKYPHLEDLAAGDVIRFRIKGTDESCDVLVKRVTEYKTFAELLDGEGPANVNPASSREQQLANIREIYPAEKEALGALAIKIELLPR
- a CDS encoding PP2C family protein-serine/threonine phosphatase yields the protein MTTGGRASGESVPDRTQSFGEEVLGTLLDRAHVLPPHRIGPIVADAVGRLGGRDISVLLQDYGQWLLVPLPSDGLVTGDPQSIDGSHAGRAFLDTHSVEVSLGDGVRVHVPLLDGGDQVGVMSVTLNSVDDDVRRLLRRIACVVADMLVTKHSYTDLFFLSRRREPMTVAAEIQWSLLPPLAMIMPRVAVAGILEPAYDVAGDSFDYALNDDMLHVAMIDAMGHGLSAAVMATVAIGAYRHARRSAINLSEIYFFMDQAVADQFGPDHFVTAQMMRLDTATGRLQWVNAGHPAPLLLRGDRVVSRLDSPTTLPVGFGGEEPVISERALKPGDRILCFTDGLIEQHEPGEQPFGERRLIDWVNRVASVRMGPRAMSRSLSHALKNARGGRTTDDATILLIEWLGSSESDHIVL
- a CDS encoding bifunctional DNA primase/polymerase, with the translated sequence MATTDRRATTLALAHALSAAEHGLAVLPLSRTKLPALRSPHHGDRGPVCHGACGRLGHGVYDASSDPARVRAMFAAAPWATGYGIACGLPPYHLIGVDLDTKSGTDAPAALRELGLRHRFTVPRTVVVLTPSGGRHLWLTGPPDVVVPNSAGRLAPGIDIRGAGGYLVGPGSRTDHGVYSTAPGTAHLPPAACPPALLRLLLPPPRPARHPAPAHTGHGLVHFVLTAHEGQRNTRLFWAACRAYENGIGPALATPLTEAARHTGLPEHEARATIASAARMTGHRP
- a CDS encoding SigE family RNA polymerase sigma factor, translated to MTTPVCTSASAAAPAYPTFSSYVRARRPVLLRAARSLTANPSDAEDLLQTALAKTYAAWERIENQRALDGYVRRALLNTRTSQWRKRRVDEFCCDELPEPEPVPGDDPAERQALHDAMWRAIMKLPARQRAMVVLRYYEDLSEVQTAEVLGVSVGTVKSAVSRALGKLREDPELDPAR